In one Oreochromis aureus strain Israel breed Guangdong linkage group 2, ZZ_aureus, whole genome shotgun sequence genomic region, the following are encoded:
- the LOC116324530 gene encoding synaptopodin produces the protein MEMEKGHTSIRRGVSWSPGGLRKPFQLTQDMQTRGTDYNASWEKTGFNKEHMSRKTNLTRSASLSEKELKEARVKSQIIAAQLTVPSNSKSRGVQLFNRRKQRVNAFTLESCGERSDEDRAENVKTNPPSNKLTWAERSSEEKDRDLNLKNTTADKSVFSTPARVHSVGDIMDEPAKDFHKEEDTDDSVVQERHFLPVKEEQEEEARHQFHEDLEDEAERETPPGSKTTDVIVSVHAEGEAEINGRQTGPDPAGKLPNGCHGVSGPEKVSVPTSKQASSFINRTARPFFSPPTVQSPEIVRPVMDIPPPPSYSTPPLPAFTVPQPVVASPAPPPPSYPTPPLPAFTNQPPQTYYSSPPPLSPVMSPSSPPPSHFSASQYSQMPHYGPPTAPKPSTFVPKPSGETKMTTPIKTGILEEGAARRANKKSMFTFKEKPVVAPNPELLSLVQGADERKKHGHKSVPEPGSEEELLALGAEASNFLAKEEDRTEGARAPEWASCLKSSRTRPRAEHQPEQSLTNVSGKGAELFAKRQSRMEKYVVENQNAGQIRAPSPTMSLPPSWVYPSNMPGRVKAIAKNSDMCTQLSQNLKAQQAVKQKPMKKPPPPEPVPEPLPLENGCSKIEMDLSRHQPYQLNSSLFIINPVKDPISTLPKGAPQARNQLSTPTFSRQTSLPNNPPFNFSAQCMSPQIPLSPPGGPVYPSNPTSGQPRISSPMPAFSPDRVSSPRSSVQAPRPTFSAKKAGIAPQTPKESSPAEVPSETPTPTRTLNLTGSPGGPAAGSWTSSLQTSPPPLTSSIRSVTSPVSFRNNSRCQSPMSTQNILFSTVTSTSTSRPSQTSTATFPRSPPWGSRCQSPVVSQSAIISPIPASQTSTSPSPLSPPWGVRCQSPMGTQNNKPSTGSSFSASKPPQSSTATSPHTPPWASRCQSPVVNTQPSTSSSVPTSRPSKTNVSTPPPWGSRCQSPLVSQKVQSSSVLVSTSRPSQSSTVTSPVSPPWGSRSQSPSHFQTSFSLSTTKPLYTSSVTSPVSLPKDSRCMSPTVNNLDSKANHRLLAKNIINAAKRKNSPSPGALSGHSLPISSLGYDGQKPPVNLFQSRSLGAQSPTFTSPPPTPTQRICSPVRLYNTRSLTDSDASVESEDSGLRSPGLHSYNTCPRGWGGSLRVKRSTISTDL, from the exons ATGGAGATGGAGAAGGGACATACGTCCATCAGGAGAGGGGTGAGCTGGAGCCCAGGGGGCTTGAGAAAACCTTTCCAGTTAACTCAAGACATGCAGACCCGTGGGACAGACtacaatgcatcatgggagaaGACAGGATTCAACAAAGAACACATGAGCCGGAAAACAA ATCTGACCAGGAGTGCCAGTTTGTCAGAGAAGGAGCTAAAGGAGGCTCGCGTCAAGAGTCAGATCATTGCTGCTCAGCTCACCGTCCCTTCCAACTCCAAGTCCAGGGGTGTGCAGCTCTTTAATCGGCGTAAGCAGAGAGTCAACGCCTTCACACTTGAGAGCTGTGGAGAAAGGTCAGACGAGGACAGAGCTGAGAATGTGAAAACAAACCCCCCATCCAACAAACTGACATGGGCAGAGAGGAGCAGTGAAGAAAAGGACAGAGATCTAAACTTAAAGAACACGACCGCTGACAAGTCGGTCTTCTCGACACCTGCAAGAGTACACTCAGTGGGAGATATCATGGATGAGCCGGCTAAGGATTTCCACAAAGAAGAAGACACTGATGACAGTGTTGTACAAGAGAGACACTTCCTCCCTGtcaaggaggagcaagaggaagAGGCACGACATCAATTTCATGAGGATCTAGAGGATGAGGCCGAGCGCGAGACTCCGCCAGGGAGTAAAACCACTGATGTGATAGTGTCAGTACATGCTGAAGGAGAAGCAGAGATAAATGGGAGGCAAACAGGGCCAGATCCTGCTGGAAAGCTTCCTAATGGCTGTCATGGTGTCTCTGGTCCTGAGAAGGTGTCTGTGCCCACATCTAAGCAGGCAAGCTCCTTCATCAATAGAACTGCCAGACCTTTCTTCTCTCCGCCCACAGTGCAGTCTCCGGAGATCGTCAGGCCTGTCATGGAcatcccccctcctccttcctaCTCCACACCTCCTCTCCCTGCTTTTACTGTCCCCCAGCCTGTGGTGGCCTCACCTGCTCCTCCGCCTCCGTCATATCCCACACCACCTCTACCAGCTTTTACAAACCAGCCCCCACAGACTTACTACTCCAGTCCACCTCCACTGTCTCCTGTCATGTCTCCTTCTTCTCCTCCGCCATCCCATTTCTCTGCTTCCCAGTATTCACAAATGCCCCATTATGGCCCTCCCACAGCCCCAAAACCCTCCACTTTTGTTCCTAAGCCATCTGGGGAGACGAAGATGACAACACCAATCAAAACAGGAATACTTGAGGAGGGTGCTGCCAGGAGGGCAAATAAAAAGTCAATGTTCACATTCAAAGAGAAACCGGTGGTTGCTCCAAACCCCGAGCTACTTTCTCTAGTGCAAGGGGCGGATGAAAGAAAGAAGCATGGACACAAATCTGTCCCTGAGCCAGGATCTGAAGAAGAGTTACTGGCTCTGGGTGCAGAAGCCTCCAACTTCCTCGCCAAGGAAGAGGACAGGACAGAGGGAGCAAGAGCTCCAGAATGGGCCTCCTGTCTCAAGAGCTCAAGGACCCGACCGAGGGCAGAGCACCAACCGGAGCAGTCGCTTACAAATGTGTCCGGAAAAGGTGCTGAACTGTTTGCTAAGCGTCAGTCCAGGATGGAAAAATATGTGGTTGAGAATCAGAACGCAGGCCAAATTAGAGCTCCTTCTCCCACAATGTCTCTGCCACCATCTTGGGTTTACCCATCAAACATGCCTGGTAGGGTCAAAGCTATCGCTAAAAACTCTGACATGTGCACTCAACTTTCACAAAATCTCAAGGCGCAACAAGCAGTCAAGCAGAAACCAATGAAAAAACCTCCACCACCAGAGCCAGTTCCAGAGCCGCTACCTTTGGAAAATGGTTGCTCCAAGATAGAGATGGATCTGTCGAGACACCAGCCATACCAGCTTAACTCTTCTCTCTTCATCATTAACCCAGTCAAGGACCCCATCAGTACCCTACCCAAAGGAGCACCACAGGCCAGGAACCAGCTCTCCACTCCAACTTTCTCCAGACAGACTTCCCTCCCTAACAATCCTCCCTTTAACTTTAGTGCCCAGTGCATGTCTCCTCAAATACCTCTCAGCCCTCCAGGAGGACCAGTTTATCCTTCAAATCCGACATCTGGTCAGCCGAGGATCAGCTCTCCGATGCCTGCTTTTTCTCCAGACAGGGTGTCCTCTCCCCGGTCATCAGTACAGGCACCAAGGCCCACATTTTCTGCCAAAAAGGCAGGGATTGCACCGCAG ACACCAAAGGAGTCCAGTCCTGCTGAAGTTCCCAGTGAGACACCTACACCAACCAGGACACTTAACCTCACAGGCAGCCCGGGCGGCCCAGCTGCTGGAAGCTGGACTTCTAGCCTCCAAACAAGCCCACCGCCCCTCACTAGCTCCATCCGTTCAGTCACGTCCCCTGTATCGTTTCGTAATAATTCAAGATGCCAATCGCCTATGAGCACTCAGAATATCCTGTTTTCTACAGTTACCTCCACTTCCACATCCAGACCCTCACAAACATCCACAGCCACCTTTCCACGCTCTCCTCCTTGGGGTTCAAGGTGTCAGTCCCCAGTGGTCAGCCAGTCCGCTATCATTTCCCCGATTCCTGCTTCCCAAACTTCTACATCTCCTTCTCCCCTTTCTCCTCCTTGGGGTGTAAGGTGCCAATCCCCAATGGGGACCCAGAACAACAAGCCCTCCACTGGTTCCTCATTTTCTGCATCTAAACCTCCCCAATCATCTACAGCGACTTCACCACACACACCTCCCTGGGCATCTAGATGCCAATCCCCAGTGGTGAATACCCAGCCTTCCACTAGCTCCTCAGTTCCTACATCCAGACCTTCCAAAACAAATGTATCCACACCTCCTCCTTGGGGATCAAGATGCCAATCACCATTAGTAAGCCAGAAGGTCCAGTCCTCTAGCGTCTTAGTTTCCACATCCAGACCATCCCAGTCATCCACAGTCACATCTCCTGTCTCTCCTCCATGGGGCTCACGTTCTCAGTCTCCTTCACACTTTCAAAccagtttttctctctctaccACTAAACCTCTGTACACATCCTCCGTCACCTCTCCTGTTTCCTTGCCCAAAGACAGTCGCTGCATGTCTCCCACAGTTAACAACTTGGACTCTAAAGCCAACCATCGTCTGCTGGCCAAAAATATCATCAACGCAGCCAAACGTAAAAACAGCCCTTCTCCTGGTGCACTAAGCGGTCACAGTCTTCCCATCTCATCTCTGGGCTACGATGGTCAAAAACCACCCGTCAACCTCTTCCAGTCACGGTCACTGGGGGCACAGTCCCCTACTTTCACCAGCCCTCCCCCAACTCCAACTCAGAGAATCTGTTCTCCTGTGCGTCTCTACAACACTCGCTCCCTGACCGACTCCGACGCCTCTGTTGAATCCGAAGACTCAGGCCTCCGCTCGCCCGGCCTCCACTCCTACAACACTTGTCCCCGCGGCTGGGGCGGCAGCCTGAGGGTGAAACGAAGCACCATCTCCACTGACCTGTGA